A single Mixta calida DNA region contains:
- the lysC gene encoding Rz1-like lysis system protein LysC (LysC is an Rz1-like component of a phage lytic system, substantially overlapping although not fully embedded in the gene for the Rz-like LysB component.), with product MQTRHYAAGLLLLCLTMLSGCTAVPPSATPVIIWTGCPRVTSCPVPGNRLQTQGDLAADNRQLEAALVSCGLQVETIKECQEQHDAETETAARGADKQRPAAGAKP from the coding sequence CACTACGCGGCTGGTCTGCTGCTGCTTTGCCTGACGATGTTGTCCGGCTGCACAGCCGTCCCGCCTTCAGCAACGCCCGTGATTATCTGGACTGGCTGCCCGCGCGTGACCAGCTGCCCGGTGCCGGGCAACCGGCTGCAGACGCAGGGCGATCTGGCCGCTGATAACCGCCAGCTGGAGGCTGCGCTCGTTTCCTGCGGGTTGCAGGTGGAAACCATCAAAGAATGCCAGGAGCAACACGATGCTGAAACCGAAACAGCTGCGCGAGGCGCTGACAAACAGCGTCCCGCTGCTGGCGCGAAACCCTGA
- a CDS encoding phage tail protein, producing the protein MLKPKQLREALTNSVPLLARNPDSLNVFIDSGRIASTLASSLSFEYQYQLNLVITDYADDIDLVMVPVLAWLRENQPDIMATEEKRRTGFTFKVDVLSDTLCDISIDLQLTERVLVKQDGDALHVDHIGEPPLPENVNRPLQLYVHGELVSELTP; encoded by the coding sequence ATGCTGAAACCGAAACAGCTGCGCGAGGCGCTGACAAACAGCGTCCCGCTGCTGGCGCGAAACCCTGACAGCCTGAATGTGTTTATTGACAGCGGCCGGATTGCCTCGACGCTCGCCAGCTCGCTGTCGTTTGAATACCAGTATCAGCTGAATCTGGTGATTACTGACTATGCCGACGATATCGATCTGGTGATGGTGCCGGTGCTGGCCTGGCTGCGTGAGAATCAACCCGACATTATGGCGACCGAAGAAAAGCGCCGCACCGGCTTCACCTTTAAGGTGGATGTGTTAAGCGACACGCTCTGCGATATCAGCATCGATCTGCAACTCACTGAGCGCGTGCTTGTGAAGCAGGACGGCGATGCGCTGCACGTTGACCATATCGGCGAGCCGCCGTTGCCGGAAAACGTCAACCGGCCGCTTCAGCTTTATGTGCATGGCGAGCTGGTCAGCGAGCTGACCCCATGA